The following proteins are co-located in the Siansivirga zeaxanthinifaciens CC-SAMT-1 genome:
- a CDS encoding ion transporter: MNNKPLNSWRRKLHEIIYEADTPAGKLFDVVLLIIILASIAFVMLESVKSINVKYFELLNVLEWLITILFSIEYIARIIAVKKPLKYIFSFYGIIDFLSTAPKYISLFLGGIHALAALRALRLLRVFRILKLVHFLGASQNLVKALKASRAKISVFLLAVIIVCIILGTIMYLVEGEENGFTNIPVSVYWCIVTLTTVGFGDIAPQTPLGQFIASLVMILGYGIIAVPTGIVSAEYTNQFKNEKTPKKEDVNLNTQSCPNCSKENHRDDADFCYNCGHKI; this comes from the coding sequence ATGAATAACAAACCATTAAATAGCTGGAGAAGAAAACTACACGAAATAATTTATGAAGCCGACACACCCGCTGGCAAATTATTTGATGTAGTGCTGCTTATAATTATTCTTGCTAGCATTGCCTTTGTTATGCTAGAAAGTGTTAAAAGTATCAATGTAAAATATTTCGAGTTACTTAATGTTTTAGAGTGGCTAATTACCATCCTCTTTAGCATAGAATATATTGCACGTATTATCGCTGTAAAAAAACCATTAAAATACATTTTTAGTTTTTATGGCATTATCGATTTTCTATCGACAGCACCAAAATATATATCCCTTTTCTTAGGCGGCATACATGCTCTGGCTGCATTAAGAGCCCTGCGCTTATTGCGTGTTTTCAGAATTTTAAAACTCGTACATTTTTTGGGAGCCTCTCAAAATTTAGTAAAAGCCCTCAAAGCAAGCCGGGCTAAAATATCGGTTTTTCTACTTGCTGTAATCATCGTATGCATTATTTTAGGAACCATTATGTACTTGGTAGAAGGCGAAGAAAACGGTTTTACCAACATACCTGTAAGCGTTTATTGGTGCATTGTAACCCTTACTACAGTTGGGTTTGGCGATATTGCACCACAAACACCTTTGGGGCAGTTTATAGCCTCATTAGTTATGATTTTAGGTTACGGAATCATTGCAGTCCCAACCGGAATCGTTTCTGCCGAATACACCAATCAATTTAAAAATGAAAAAACGCCTAAAAAAGAAGATGTCAATTTAAACACACAGTCCTGCCCAAACTGTTCCAAAGAAAACCACCGAGACGACGCCGATTTCTGTTATAATTGCGGACATAAAATTTAA
- a CDS encoding DUF3857 domain-containing protein: MKTFFTLFLLFLRIVCFSQEKYNSENYIVTLDDIKSTTFLKDSTANALVIYEQGKSHVDRNEYHLITVIKRKIKLLKREGFDNANIVIPLYITKTRYEEVESILATTYNYVNGKITKTQLEKKDIFTEAYDENHTLIKFTLPNIKEGSVITYSYKLISPFMFNYKSWNFQSEIPKLYSEYNASIPANWDYHVKLIGGKKLFKNESVIEKRCLEVSDGSYADCSNSMYVMKDIPAFIKENYMTTKSNYLARIEYELKTFQDFQGQISNYAKTWETVDKELKIDKNIGKQLSKSVDFDEILPAHIINESDPLKKATAIYQFVQNNFTWNEEFQIFKDVSIKDLLKEKSGNVSSINILLHNLLDTAGIDVKPILLSTRENGLITTIFPVISEFNYLIVQATINGTSYFLDGTDKFISFGDLPFRCLNQFGRTLDLKNGSDWIDIKPGKASTYFYKADLNFEDDQNLTGTVNTKYTGYHAIDTKKRYFSNKEAYLEDLENKSPYIEINDYEVENNILENPDFQETYTIDYDLNTNAESIYLNPFFKIFFSENPFKLQERTYPIDFGYPDNYFYMVQINLNNKYEVIEKPKEIMISLPNNTGSLRLSCSLLNNSVMLMMKVEFKESIYPPEYYPYLKEFMAKVVDTQKNSIILFKKI, from the coding sequence ATGAAAACTTTTTTTACACTTTTTTTACTTTTTTTAAGAATAGTATGCTTTTCTCAAGAAAAATACAACTCCGAAAACTATATAGTTACCTTAGACGATATTAAATCTACCACTTTTTTAAAGGACTCTACAGCAAATGCTTTGGTAATTTATGAACAAGGAAAAAGCCATGTAGATAGAAATGAATATCATTTAATAACCGTAATAAAACGAAAAATAAAGCTACTTAAACGCGAAGGTTTCGATAATGCAAACATTGTAATTCCACTTTACATAACTAAAACCAGATATGAAGAAGTAGAAAGTATTTTAGCAACAACTTATAACTATGTTAATGGCAAAATAACTAAAACACAGTTAGAGAAAAAAGATATTTTTACCGAAGCATACGACGAAAACCATACGCTCATTAAATTTACTTTACCAAATATTAAGGAAGGCTCTGTAATTACTTATAGTTACAAACTTATCTCGCCCTTTATGTTTAATTACAAAAGTTGGAATTTTCAATCGGAAATACCAAAACTGTACAGCGAATACAATGCAAGTATTCCAGCAAATTGGGATTATCACGTAAAATTAATTGGTGGTAAAAAATTATTTAAAAACGAATCTGTTATAGAAAAACGATGCCTAGAAGTTAGCGACGGTAGTTACGCAGATTGTTCAAACTCTATGTATGTCATGAAAGATATACCCGCTTTTATAAAGGAAAATTACATGACTACTAAAAGCAACTATTTAGCTCGTATAGAATACGAACTTAAAACCTTTCAAGATTTTCAGGGGCAAATTAGTAATTATGCAAAAACCTGGGAAACCGTAGACAAAGAACTAAAAATTGACAAAAACATAGGTAAGCAGCTTTCAAAATCGGTAGATTTTGATGAAATTTTACCTGCACACATTATCAATGAATCTGATCCTCTTAAAAAAGCTACAGCTATATACCAATTTGTTCAAAACAATTTTACTTGGAATGAAGAATTCCAAATTTTTAAAGATGTATCCATTAAAGATTTATTAAAAGAAAAATCAGGAAATGTGTCATCCATAAATATCTTACTTCATAATTTACTTGATACCGCTGGTATCGATGTTAAACCAATATTGTTATCAACTCGAGAAAACGGCTTAATAACAACCATTTTTCCAGTAATTTCAGAGTTTAATTACTTAATAGTTCAAGCAACTATTAATGGTACTTCCTATTTTTTAGATGGCACAGATAAATTTATAAGTTTTGGAGATCTTCCTTTTAGATGTTTAAACCAATTCGGTAGAACCTTAGATCTTAAAAATGGTAGTGATTGGATAGATATTAAACCTGGTAAAGCCTCAACGTATTTCTATAAAGCCGATTTAAACTTCGAAGACGATCAAAATTTAACAGGAACGGTTAACACAAAATATACGGGGTATCATGCCATTGATACTAAAAAAAGATATTTTTCAAACAAAGAAGCTTACCTAGAAGACCTAGAAAATAAATCACCATATATCGAGATTAACGATTATGAGGTTGAAAATAATATCCTTGAAAATCCGGATTTTCAAGAAACTTACACCATAGATTACGACCTAAATACCAATGCCGAATCCATTTATTTAAATCCTTTTTTTAAAATATTTTTCTCAGAAAATCCATTTAAACTTCAAGAACGCACCTACCCCATAGACTTTGGCTATCCAGATAATTATTTTTATATGGTACAAATTAATTTAAATAATAAATACGAGGTTATTGAAAAACCAAAAGAGATCATGATATCTTTACCAAATAACACAGGATCACTAAGATTATCCTGTAGCTTACTTAATAATTCTGTCATGTTAATGATGAAGGTAGAATTTAAAGAATCTATTTATCCTCCTGAGTATTATCCGTATTTAAAAGAATTTATGGCAAAAGTGGTTGACACCCAAAAAAACTCCATAATTCTATTTAAGAAAATATAA